The following proteins come from a genomic window of Gossypium raimondii isolate GPD5lz chromosome 5, ASM2569854v1, whole genome shotgun sequence:
- the LOC105768784 gene encoding small nuclear ribonucleoprotein SmD3b isoform X2, whose translation MSRGLGIPVKLLHEGSGHVVTVELKSGELYRGSMIECEDNWNCQLDNITFTAKDGKVSQHEHVFIRGNKVRFMVIPDMLKNAPMFKRLDAKIKGRSSSLGSWQR comes from the exons ATGAGCCGGGGCTTGGGCATTCCGGTGAAGCTGCTACACGAGGGTTCAGGTCACGTGGTAACGGTGGAACTCAAAAGCGGAGAGCTTTACAGAGGAAGCATGATCGAGTGCGAGGATAACTGGAATTGCCAGCTCGACAACATCACCTTCACTGCTAAA GATGGAAAGGTATCACAGCATGAGCATGTTTTCATTCGAGGTAATAAAGTCAG ATTTATGGTCATACCAGACATGTTGAAGAATGCTCCTATGTTCAAACGTCTGGATGCTAAAATCAAG GGTAGGAGCTCCTCTCTTGGGAGTTGGCAGAGGTAG
- the LOC105769880 gene encoding catalase isozyme 1, producing MDPYKHRPSSAFNSPFWTTNSGAPIWNNNSSLTVGPRGPILLEDYHLVEKLANFDRERIPERVVHARGASAKGFFEVTHDISQLTCADFLRAPGVQTPVIVRFSTVIHERGSPETLRDPRGFAVKFYTREGNFDLVGNNFPVFFIRDGMKFPDMVHALKPNPKSHIQENWRILDFFSHHPESLHMFTFLFDDLGVPQDYRHMEGSGVNTYTLINKAGKAHYVKFHWKPTCGVKCLLEEEAIKVGGSNHSHATQDLYDSIAAGNYPEWKLFIQTIDPDHEQRFDFDPLDVTKTWPEDILPLQPVGRLVLNKNIDNFFAENEQLAFCPAIVVPGIYYSDDKLLQTRVFSYSDTQRHRLGPNYLQLPANAPKCAHHNNHHEGFMNFMHRDEEINYFPSRYDPSRHAERFPIPPALCTGKREKCIIEKENNFKQPGERYRSWAPDRQERFINRWVDAMSDPRVTHEIRSIWITYWSQADKSLGQKLASRLNVRPSI from the exons ATGGATCCCTACAAG CACCGTCCTTCAAGTGCTTTCAATTCCCCATTCTGGACAACCAATTCTGGTGCTCCAATTTGGAACAACAACTCATCACTTACTGTTGGACCCAGAG GTCCAATCCTCCTTGAGGACTATCATCTGGTGGAAAAGCTTGCCAACTTTGACAGAGAGAGGATTCCAGAACGTGTTGTCCATGCTAGGGGAGCCAGTGCAAAGGGTTTCTTCGAGGTCACCCATGACATTTCTCAGCTTACATGTGCAGATTTTCTGCGAGCCCCTGGAGTTCAGACCCCTGTAATTGTACGTTTCTCAACTGTCATCCATGAGCGTGGAAGCCCTGAAACCCTGAGGGATCCACGTGGTTTTGCGGTGAAGTTTTACACCCGAGAG GGTAATTTTGATCTTGTTGGAAACAATTTCCCGGTCTTTTTTATTCGTGATGGAATGAAATTCCCTGATATGGTCCATGCTCTTAAGCCCAACCCCAAGTCTCACATCCAGGAGAATTGGAGGATCCTTGATTTCTTCTCACACCATCCCGAGAGCTTGCACATGTTCACTTTCCTGTTTGATGACTTGGGTGTACCTCAAGATTATAGACACATGGAAGGTTCTGGTGTGAATACCTATACTCTGATAAACAAGGCTGGGAAAGCACACTATGTGAAATTCCACTGGAAGCCCACTTGTGGAGTCAAATGCTTGCTAGAGGAAGAGGCAATCAAGGTTGGAGGATCTAATCACAGCCATGCCACTCAGGATCTCTATGACTCAATTGCAGCTGGCAATTATCCTGAGTGGAAGCTTTTTATCCAGACAATCGACCCTGACCACGAACAAAGATTCGACTTTGATCCACTTGATGTGACCAAGACCTGGCCTGAGGACATCTTGCCCCTTCAGCCTGTTGGTCGCTTGGTTTTAAATAAGAACATTGACAACTTCTTTGCTGAAAATGAACAGCTTGCATTTTGCCCTGCCATTGTGGTTCCTGGAATTTATTATTCAGATGACAAGTTGCTCCAGACTCGTGTCTTTTCCTACTCTGATACCCAGAGGCACAGGCTTGGACCAAACTATCTGCAGCTCCCGGCTAATGCTCCCAAGTGTGCTCATCACAACAATCACCATGAAggttttatgaattttatgcaCAGGGATGAGGAG ATAAATTACTTCCCTTCAAGGTATGATCCTTCCCGTCATGCTGAGAGGTTCCCTATCCCTCCTGCTCTTTGCACTGGAAAGCGTGAGAAG TGCATTATTGAGAAGGAGAACAACTTCAAACAGCCTGGAGAGAGATACCGGTCCTGGGCACCAGACAG GCAAGAGCGATTCATCAACCGCTGGGTTGATGCCATGTCTGATCCACGTGTCACTCATGAAATCCGCAGCATATGGATCACATACTGGTCTCAG GCTGATAAATCGTTGGGTCAGAAGCTAGCATCTCGTTTAAATGTGAGGCCAAGCATTTGA
- the LOC105768783 gene encoding BTB/POZ domain-containing protein At2g30600 — METKEKKFLTVAPFECAWIKDLKFREAGRGCVSFDAFAHNDVTVVFRENVGSQHYHYKRDNSPHYTVIIGSHRNSRLKIEVDGKTVVDVVGIGLCCSSAFQSYWISIYDGLISIGKGRYPFQNLVFEWLDTNPNCSVQYVGLSSWDKHVGYRNVNVLPLTQNHLSLWKQVNSEYNGDGDEELGDEQTGYDKWGLENFLESWELSDMVFIVGEEARSVPAHKVILQASGNFGLSSSHEDVIQLQQVAYPTLHALLQYVYAGQTQISEAQLSSLWGLALRFEVMPLVKQCEEAMERFKANKKLSDSGETMELSYASSHIHFGGNFCCGLPINMQRLQQLRSTGEYSDISIYIEGQGLIARAHKVILGLYSVPFTKMFTNGMCESNSPEVCLRDESPAALKAMLEFMYCGDLRIEDNEDFGTLLLQLLLLSDKFGISLLHQECCKMLLECLSEDSVCPILQVVSSIPSCKLIKETCERNFAMHFDYRTTASLDFISLDETTFRNIIQHPDLTVISEERVLDAILMWYMKSEKLCGWEVVNELITNSTLESVFKDRLQLVNDLLASVRFSLLPYPLLKKLENTSLSTQISAFGDLVKEAINYIECGAATHGNDQNERFQHRRSSYKELQYICDGDSNGVLYFSGTSYGEHPWVNPVLSKRITITASSPASRHTDPKVLVSRTYQGTCFAGPRMENGNICAWWMVDIGKDHQLMCNYYTLRQDGSRAYIRNWKFQGCMDGKTWIDLRVHENDQTMCKPGQFASWPVTGPNALLPFRFFRVLLTGPTTDASNPWNLCICFLELYGYFR, encoded by the exons atggaaacGAAAGAGAAAAAGTTCCTGACGGTCGCTCCCTTTGAGTGTGCTTGGATAAAGGATCTGAAATTCCGTGAAGCTGGCAGAGGATGTGTATCATTCGATGCTTTCGCTCACAATGATGTTACTGTGGTGTTTAGGGAGAATGTTGGAAGTCAACACTATCATTATAAGAGGGATAACAGTCCTCATTATACTGTAATCATTGGTAGCCATAGGAatagtaggttgaaaattgagGTGGATGGGAAAACTGTGGTTGATGTGGTAGGTATTGGTCTATGTTGTTCTTCTGCATTTCAGAGTTATTGGATCAGTATCTACGATGGGTTGATTAGTATTGGTAAAGGAAGATACCCTTTTCAGAATCTTGTGTTTGAGTGGCTAGATACAAATCCAAATTGCAGTGTTCAGTATGTTGGCCTTAGTAGCTGGGATAAACATGTTGGCTATAGGAATGTTAACGTATTGCCCTTGACTCAAAATCATTTGTCGCTGTGGAAGCAAGTTAACAGCGAATACAATGGCGACGGTGATGAGGAGTTGGGAGATGAACAAACGGGCTATGACAAATGGGGGCTTGAAAATTTTCTTGAGAGTTGGGAATTATCTGATATGGTGTTCATTGTTGGTGAGGAGGCAAGGTCTGTCCCTGCTCATAAGGTTATATTGCAAGCATCAGGGAACTTTGGTCTGAGCTCATCACATGAAGATGTTATTCAGCTACAGCAGGTAGCATATCCAACTCTGCACGCGCTTCTTCAGTATGTGTATGCAGGCCAAACACAG ATTTCAGAGGCACAACTTAGTTCGTTGTGGGGTTTGGCTTTACGGTTCGAAGTGATGCCACTAGTGAAGCAATGTGAGGAAGCAATGGAGAGGTTTAAAGCAAACAAAAAGTTGTCGGACTCAGGTGAGACTATGGAGTTATCATATGCGAGTTCTCATATCCACTTTGGAGGAAATTTCTGTTGTGGGCTCCCAATAAACATGCAGAGACTCCAACAATTGCGTTCAACAGGCGAGTACAGTGACATTAGCATTTACATTGAGGGTCAAGGTCTCATTGCTCGGGCTCATAAAGTCATTCTCGGGTTATATAGTGTCCCATTTACAAAG ATGTTCACGAATGGAATGTGTGAGAGCAACTCACCTGAGGTTTGTTTAAGGGATGAGTCTCCAGCAGCATTGAAGGCTATGCTTGAATTCATGTACTGCGGGGATCTCAGGATTGAGGATAATGAGGACTTTGGTACCTTGTTACTCCAGCTCCTTCTGTTATCTGACAAATTCGGAATCTCTCTTCTTCATCAGGAATGCTGCAAAATGCTTTTAGAATGCCTCTCAGAG GACTCTGTCTGTCCAATCCTCCAAGTGGTTTCCTCAATCCCATCATGTAAACTTATCAAGGAAACTTGTGAAAGGAATTTTGCAATGCACTTTGACTACCGCACTACTGCAAGCCTTGATTTCATCTCTTTAGACGAGACAACTTTCAGGAATATTATTCAG CATCCGGATCTAACTGTAATATCTGAAGAAAGGGTTCTCGATGCAATTTTGATGTGGTACATGAAATCAGAGAAATTGTGTGGATGGGAAGTGGTGAATGAGctaattacaaattcaactttAGAAAGTGTGTTCAAGGACAGGCTTCAACTGGTGAATGACTTGCTTGCATCAGTGCGGTTCTCTTTATTGCCATACCCCCTGCTAAAGAAG TTAGAAAATACCAGTCTAAGCACGCAGATATCTGCTTTTGGTGATCTT GTTAAGGAAGCCATTAATTATATAGAATGTGGAGCAGCAACACATGGAAACGACCAGAA TGAAAGATTTCAACATAGACGTTCCAGTTATAAGGAGCTACAGTATATATGTGATGGGGATAGCAATGGAGTTCTGTACTTCTCCGGGACATCATATGGGGAACATCCTTGGGTTAACCCTGTTCTGTCTAAG AGAATTACTATTACAGCTAGCAGCCCTGCTTCAAGGCACACAGATCCCAAGGTTTTGGTATCAAGAACTTACCAG GGAACATGTTTTGCTGGGCCTCGTATGGAAAACGGAAATATCTGTGCTTGGTGGATGGTTGACATTGGCAAAGATCATCAG CTTATGTGCAACTACTACACATTGAGACAGGACGGCTCCAGGGCATACATAAGGAATTGGAAATTTCAG GGTTGTATGGATGGAAAGACTTGGATAGATTTGAGAGTGCACGAGAATGACCAAACAATGTGCAAGCCAGGTCAGTTTGCATCATGGCCTGTAACTGGACCGAATGCTCTGCTTCCATTTAGATTCTTCAGGGTTCTACTCACTGGTCCGACCACGGATGCCTCAAACCCCTGGAACTTATGCATTTGCTTCCTGGAGCTCTATGGTTACTTCCGttga
- the LOC105768784 gene encoding small nuclear ribonucleoprotein SmD3b isoform X1, translating to MSRGLGIPVKLLHEGSGHVVTVELKSGELYRGSMIECEDNWNCQLDNITFTAKDGKVSQHEHVFIRGNKVRFMVIPDMLKNAPMFKRLDAKIKELLSWELAEVEQLP from the exons ATGAGCCGGGGCTTGGGCATTCCGGTGAAGCTGCTACACGAGGGTTCAGGTCACGTGGTAACGGTGGAACTCAAAAGCGGAGAGCTTTACAGAGGAAGCATGATCGAGTGCGAGGATAACTGGAATTGCCAGCTCGACAACATCACCTTCACTGCTAAA GATGGAAAGGTATCACAGCATGAGCATGTTTTCATTCGAGGTAATAAAGTCAG ATTTATGGTCATACCAGACATGTTGAAGAATGCTCCTATGTTCAAACGTCTGGATGCTAAAATCAAG GAGCTCCTCTCTTGGGAGTTGGCAGAGGTAGAGCAGTTGCCATGA
- the LOC105770759 gene encoding uncharacterized protein LOC105770759 — translation MSKMRYDRKPPLAKSPIRVRPRRVLRSNSTSLQTPPGSLTKSQKPVRAWTGEESVIRPEYRSISCELQALATMVKCEVGNGEKENAGFGETSIGAKSTSLFERGRFYEEYSARRNERLKRRKGETGTESKSGHHHGLGVNIESSKKRESKKLESFRKSVSAAYSVERNESQTPRYLLRSMSKANENKYKKPPLAVNNYNSSMSVTGTASKTTTRRVGRRV, via the exons ATGTCTAAGATGAGATACGATCGTAAGCCTCCGCTTGCTAAATCGCCTATCCGCGTACGACCCCGTCGTGTCCTCCGTTCCAACTCAACCTCCCTGCAAACCCCGCCAG GTTCTTTGACGAAATCCCAAAAGCCGGTTCGTGCTTGGACAGGCGAAGAATCAGTGATTCGACCCGAATATCGGTCCATTTCTTGCGAGTTACAGGCTTTGGCTACGATGGTTAAATGTGAAGTTGGGAATGGGGAAAAGGAAAACGCTGGTTTTGGTGAGACCAGTATCGGCGCCAAGTCGACTAGTCTGTTTGAGAGAGGCAGGTTCTACGAGGAGTACTCGGCGAGGAGAAACGAGAGGCTTAAGAGAAGGAAAGGCGAAACTGGGACGGAGTCAAAGAGTGGGCACCATCATGGACTTGGTGTAAACATTGAATCATCAAAGAAAAGAGAGTCGAAGAAGCTGGAGAGCTTTAGGAAATCGGTGTCTGCTGCTTATTCCGTGGAGAGGAATGAGAGTCAGACTCCCAGGTATCTGCTCCGAAGCATGAGCAAGGCTAATGAGAATAAGTATAAGAAGCCTCCCCTTGCTGTCAATAATTACAACTCGTCTATGTCTGTGACAGGCACTGCAAGCAAAACTACGACTAGACGAGTTGGTAGAAGGGTCTGA
- the LOC105771067 gene encoding stemmadenine O-acetyltransferase: MEVEIISTQLVKPSSPTPPHLKIFKLSLLDHLIPDPYAPIILFYPMDYGSTSHLEMDPNRFELLKKSLSNTLTRFYPLAGRMKDDLSITCDDQGAYFVEARVNCHLHEFLNRPDLLLLPKFLPRDFNSNEPVAGTCVTNIQVNKFRCGGMAIGICISHKILDGAALSTFLKAWTATARGCKEAIYPNFISTSLFPATDDLWLRDSSLVMWGSLFKKGKSVTRRIVFGASSVAALKAQATISGVRCPTQVETVSAFLWKCTMAASKEKNGRHSSRPSLLTHLVNLRRRMAHNMENSTGNLLWVASAKSSKAENLSDLPDLVRRLREAISRVDGDLIKKLRDNDQGKSLFSKALTEIGDEVSKEGLEHYGFTSWCKLGFYEADFGWGKPVWVSSFGMENAVYMNLIILVDIGAGDGIEAWVTLDEQHMAALERDGELLQLAMFDPSPLMISNSFLH; the protein is encoded by the coding sequence ATGGAAGTGGAAATCATTTCTACGCAACTCGTAAAACCATCTTCTCCAACACCTCCACAccttaaaatcttcaaactttcGCTTTTGGACCATCTTATTCCAGATCCATATGCTCCTATCATCCTGTTTTACCCTATGGATTATGGCTCCACTAGCCATCTCGAGATGGATCCCAACAGATTCGAGCTGCTGAAGAAATCTTTATCCAACACCTTAACACGCTTTTACCCTCTTGCAGGAAGGATGAAAGATGATTTGTCCATCACGTGCGACGACCAAGGAGCTTATTTCGTTGAAGCTCGAGTGAACTGTCATCTCCACGAGTTCCTCAATCGACCCGACCTCCTCTTATTGCCTAAATTCCTTCCCCGCGACTTCAATTCGAACGAACCGGTTGCAGGAACTTGTGTGACCAATATTCAAGTGAACAAGTTCCGCTGTGGCGGTATGGCCATTGGCATATGCATTTCACATAAGATTCTCGACGGCGCCGCCCTAAGCACCTTTCTCAAAGCGTGGACTGCAACAGCTCGTGGCTGTAAGGAAGCTATATATCCCAATTTCATTTCTACGTCTTTGTTCCCCGCCACCGATGATTTGTGGCTTAGGGATTCATCACTGGTGATGTGGGGTTCTTTGTTCAAGAAAGGCAAGAGTGTTACTAGGAGAATCGTATTCGGTGCTTCATCAGTAGCCGCTCTCAAGGCCCAAGCTACCATCTCAGGCGTCCGATGCCCTACTCAAGTTGAGACTGTTTCAGCTTTCTTATGGAAGTGCACCATGGCCGCttccaaagaaaaaaatggtCGCCATAGCAGTAGACCTTCTTTATTGACCCACCTAGTAAATCTACGGAGAAGAATGGCGCACAACATGGAGAACTCTACGGGGAATCTCCTGTGGGTAGCATCAGCGAAAAGTAGCAAGGCTGAGAATTTGTCAGATTTGCCTGACTTGGTAAGACGGTTGAGGGAAGCAATATCAAGGGTTGATGGTGACCTTATAAAGAAACTAAGAGATAATGATCAAGGGAAATCTCTGTTTTCTAAAGCTCTTACAGAAATAGGTGATGAGGTCTCCAAAGAAGGACTGGAGCATTATGGGTTCACCAGTTGGTGTAAGTTGGGGTTTTACGAAGCTGACTTTGGATGGGGAAAACCTGTATGGGTCAGCAGTTTTGGGATGGAAAATGCAGTGTACATGAATCTCATCATTCTGGTGGACATCGGAGCTGGTGATGGCATAGAAGCATGGGTGACCTTGGATGAACAACACATGGCAGCACTTGAACGTGACGGGGAGCTCCTCCAATTGGCTATGTTTGATCCCAGTCCTTTGATGATCAGCAACTCATTCCTGCATTAG